The following proteins are co-located in the Billgrantia tianxiuensis genome:
- a CDS encoding LysR family transcriptional regulator translates to MTAKQLRAFLAVAQTLSFTQACERLHLSQPALSLAIKGLEETLGGPLLIRSTRSVRLTPEGETLLPLAKRLLADWDNTEELLRQRFTLQLGRVALAAMPSVACNRLPSALRRFRERFPRVNVTVHDVINEEVIDMVRRQQVELGIAFEPETREGIDFLPLFDDTFVAVLPPDSPSAAADSIDWKTLLAHDFITLQRPSMVRILLEQALARRHTELPVAFESHQLATVGRMVASGLGVSAVPTLCREQMHELGARCVPLFDPQIRRTVGVVLSAGQELSTAARALHEVLQTTLCEPSA, encoded by the coding sequence ATGACCGCCAAGCAGTTGCGGGCCTTCCTTGCCGTGGCCCAGACGTTGAGCTTCACCCAGGCCTGCGAAAGGCTACACCTCTCCCAGCCGGCATTGAGCCTGGCCATCAAGGGCCTGGAGGAAACCCTGGGTGGTCCGCTACTGATTCGCAGCACACGCAGCGTTCGCCTCACGCCGGAGGGCGAGACCCTGCTGCCATTGGCCAAGCGCCTGCTGGCCGACTGGGACAACACCGAGGAGCTGCTGCGCCAGCGCTTCACCCTGCAGCTCGGCCGCGTGGCATTGGCGGCGATGCCATCGGTCGCCTGCAATCGGCTGCCTAGCGCCCTGCGCCGCTTTCGCGAGCGCTTTCCGCGGGTCAACGTGACGGTACATGACGTGATCAACGAGGAAGTGATCGACATGGTGCGCCGCCAGCAGGTCGAGCTCGGTATCGCCTTCGAACCGGAAACCCGCGAGGGCATCGATTTCCTGCCGCTGTTCGACGACACCTTCGTGGCCGTCCTGCCGCCAGACTCACCCTCGGCGGCGGCCGACTCGATCGACTGGAAGACGCTGCTCGCGCACGACTTCATTACCCTGCAACGCCCCTCCATGGTGCGCATCCTGCTGGAGCAGGCGCTGGCCCGCCGGCATACCGAGCTGCCGGTCGCCTTCGAGAGCCACCAACTCGCCACCGTCGGCCGCATGGTGGCCAGCGGCCTGGGTGTCAGCGCCGTACCGACGCTGTGCCGCGAGCAGATGCACGAACTCGGCGCGCGCTGCGTGCCGCTCTTCGATCCGCAGATACGCCGCACCGTGGGCGTGGTCCTGAGCGCCGGTCAGGAACTCTCGACTGCGGCGCGGGCATTGCACGAAGTGCTGCAAACGACGCTGTGCGAACCGTCAGCGTGA
- a CDS encoding sugar transferase: MKRLFDIVLSLVALVLLSPVLLMVALLVRLRLGSPVLFRQTRPGLHGRPFEMVKFRTMRDAVDRDGNPLPDAARLTPLGQRLRAASLDELPELWNVLRGDMSLVGPRPLLMEYLPLYTPRQARRHEVRPGVTGWAQVNGRNALSWEQKFELDVWYVDNRSLWLDLRILLLTVKKVLVREGIAHDGDVAMPRFRGGHRHE, translated from the coding sequence ATGAAGCGACTGTTCGATATCGTCCTGTCCCTGGTGGCCTTGGTGCTGCTCTCCCCGGTACTGCTCATGGTGGCTCTGCTGGTACGGCTGAGGCTCGGCTCGCCGGTGCTGTTCCGCCAGACCCGTCCGGGATTGCACGGGCGTCCGTTCGAGATGGTCAAGTTTCGCACCATGCGCGATGCCGTCGACCGTGACGGCAATCCGCTGCCCGACGCGGCGCGCCTCACGCCGCTGGGACAGCGGTTGCGCGCGGCCAGCCTCGATGAGTTGCCGGAGTTGTGGAACGTGCTCCGGGGCGACATGAGCCTGGTCGGGCCGCGTCCGCTGCTGATGGAGTACCTGCCGCTCTACACGCCGCGCCAGGCGCGACGCCACGAAGTGCGCCCGGGCGTGACCGGCTGGGCGCAGGTCAACGGGCGCAACGCGCTCTCCTGGGAACAGAAGTTCGAGCTCGACGTGTGGTACGTCGACAACCGCTCGTTGTGGCTCGACCTGCGCATCCTGCTGCTGACCGTGAAGAAGGTGTTGGTTCGTGAAGGCATCGCCCACGACGGCGATGTCGCCATGCCGCGGTTCCGTGGAGGTCATCGTCATGAGTAA
- a CDS encoding O-antigen ligase family protein produces the protein MSLSWRVTLIAALMALLGSLYVMPQTGVATRVDNAIDSMRQYVAGDDEMTSVSARLEMWRGSSQLILERPLTGWGGSGYQDAMRERGAEGVQHPSLGRFWHAHNDVLDAWVKRGLPGLLALLALYFMPLWLFARGVSAGSGERRALAVAGTLVPVAFIDFGLTYSFLAYPAGGLVYALLITILWGLYRQAR, from the coding sequence TTGTCGCTGAGCTGGCGGGTGACCCTGATTGCCGCCCTGATGGCGCTATTGGGGAGCCTCTACGTGATGCCGCAGACCGGCGTGGCCACTCGGGTGGATAATGCCATCGACAGCATGCGTCAGTATGTGGCGGGCGATGACGAGATGACCTCGGTCAGTGCCAGGCTGGAGATGTGGCGCGGCTCCTCACAGCTGATCCTGGAGCGTCCCCTGACGGGCTGGGGAGGCAGCGGCTATCAGGATGCCATGCGCGAGCGTGGCGCCGAGGGTGTGCAGCATCCTTCGCTGGGACGTTTCTGGCACGCCCACAATGACGTGCTCGATGCTTGGGTCAAGCGGGGGCTGCCGGGGCTGCTGGCTCTGCTGGCGCTCTACTTCATGCCGCTTTGGCTGTTTGCGCGCGGTGTCAGTGCCGGCTCCGGCGAGCGCCGGGCATTGGCGGTGGCGGGCACGTTGGTGCCGGTGGCGTTCATCGACTTCGGCCTGACCTACAGCTTCCTGGCGTATCCCGCCGGTGGGCTGGTCTATGCGCTGTTGATCACGATTCTGTGGGGGCTCTATCGCCAGGCGCGCTGA
- a CDS encoding LysM peptidoglycan-binding domain-containing protein: MAQCPVAGKRPGARIALTLLCLLSLLLLAGCASPRGSGEVQRSSDPGIAGQWVVVQRGDTLGSIAARADVPLARLQRFNPDVNPNRLAVGQRLLIPTQQERAPSGGPYRYQVRPGDTYSAIARRFGTTPARIQSANPGVEPTRLRVGQIVQVPLRGSGSAVASSSSSSGAASTSRSSGSSSTPARSASPSPAPSSLPASARNWPWPLEDYRIVRAYGTDNNGTLQPMLLATNRGARARAVADGDVRFAGSMRQLGRVVIVHHADNLQSVYALCDNLLVNDGARVTRGTPVCEVGFSNATERFDLLFDMRLGGKPIDPRRVLR; encoded by the coding sequence ATGGCTCAATGCCCTGTGGCAGGAAAAAGACCAGGCGCTCGAATCGCGCTGACGCTGCTCTGCTTGCTGTCGCTGTTGCTTCTCGCCGGCTGCGCTTCGCCCCGCGGCAGTGGCGAGGTCCAGCGTAGCAGCGATCCGGGAATCGCCGGACAGTGGGTCGTGGTACAGCGCGGCGACACCCTGGGCAGCATTGCCGCCCGCGCCGACGTACCGCTTGCCCGCCTCCAGCGCTTCAATCCCGACGTCAACCCCAACCGGCTGGCAGTCGGTCAGCGGCTGTTGATACCGACTCAACAGGAGCGCGCTCCTTCCGGCGGTCCCTATCGCTATCAGGTGCGTCCAGGCGATACCTATTCGGCCATTGCCCGCCGCTTCGGCACCACACCGGCGCGCATCCAATCGGCCAATCCCGGGGTCGAGCCGACTCGACTGCGGGTGGGCCAGATCGTCCAGGTGCCACTACGCGGCTCGGGCAGCGCCGTGGCAAGCTCTTCGTCCTCGTCAGGCGCCGCCTCCACCAGCCGTTCCAGCGGTAGCTCGAGCACGCCTGCGCGTTCGGCGAGTCCCTCACCCGCGCCCAGCTCGCTGCCCGCCTCGGCGCGCAACTGGCCCTGGCCGCTCGAGGACTACCGCATCGTGCGTGCCTACGGCACCGACAACAACGGCACCCTGCAACCGATGCTGCTGGCCACCAATCGCGGCGCCCGGGCCAGAGCGGTCGCCGACGGCGACGTGCGCTTCGCCGGTAGCATGCGCCAGTTGGGCCGCGTGGTCATCGTGCACCACGCCGACAACCTGCAGAGCGTCTACGCCCTGTGCGACAATCTGCTGGTGAACGATGGTGCACGGGTCACGCGTGGTACGCCGGTCTGCGAAGTCGGTTTCAGCAACGCCACCGAACGCTTCGATCTACTCTTCGACATGCGGCTCGGGGGCAAGCCGATCGATCCCCGCCGCGTGCTGCGCTGA
- the glmS gene encoding glutamine--fructose-6-phosphate transaminase (isomerizing), which produces MCGIVAAVGSDNVLPILMEGLKRLEYRGYDSAGVALVEAPGKLGRAREVGKVAALERLLSAAPLTGLTGVAHTRWATHGEPSQDNAHPHVSGRIAVVHNGIIENHQALKAELIADGYVFTSATDTEVVAHLVERELKVHGELLAAVGAAVSRLEGAYALGVIDADRPDRVVGARHGSPLVVGISDQGCYLGSDPLALLTVTDRFVYLEDGDLVEATRKGCVVHGVDAAGIRQPVVREVLRYEHDDQAVGKGEFEHYMLKEIHEQPVAVANALEGRLGSDQVLIEAFGPQARQLLGRTRQIHLVACGTSYHAGMVARYWIEALAGVPCQVEIASEYRYRDVVAPPGTLLLTLSQSGETADTLAALRHARKRQEENYVGTLAICNVPGSSLVRESDLSLMTHAGPEIGVASTKAFTTQLTSLMLVALALRQLHGGDRDLTARLVHRLRYLPTLLGDTLQLDGEIAALAKGFADYRHTLFLGRGAQMPIALEGALKLKEISYIHAEAYPAGELKHGPLALIDGSMPVVALAPMDELIDKLKSNLQEVRARGGQLLVFADPESGLEQEEGMTVVKVPGCCRFLAPIVYTLPLQLLAYHVAVVRGTDVDQPRNLAKSVTVE; this is translated from the coding sequence ATGTGTGGCATCGTAGCTGCCGTGGGTTCGGACAACGTCCTGCCCATTCTGATGGAAGGTCTCAAGCGCCTCGAGTATCGAGGCTACGATTCAGCGGGTGTCGCCCTGGTGGAGGCCCCCGGCAAGTTGGGCCGCGCTCGTGAGGTGGGCAAGGTGGCGGCTCTGGAGCGCCTGCTCTCGGCGGCGCCGCTGACGGGCCTGACCGGTGTGGCGCATACGCGCTGGGCGACCCATGGCGAGCCCAGCCAGGACAATGCGCATCCCCACGTCTCGGGACGAATCGCCGTGGTGCACAATGGCATCATCGAGAATCACCAGGCGCTCAAGGCCGAGCTCATTGCCGATGGCTACGTCTTCACTTCGGCCACCGATACCGAGGTGGTAGCGCATCTGGTCGAACGCGAACTCAAGGTACATGGCGAACTGCTGGCCGCGGTCGGGGCTGCGGTGTCCCGCCTCGAGGGCGCCTATGCCCTGGGGGTGATCGATGCCGACAGGCCCGACCGGGTCGTCGGTGCGCGTCATGGCAGCCCGCTGGTGGTCGGTATCTCCGACCAGGGTTGCTACCTGGGGTCCGATCCTTTGGCGCTGCTGACGGTGACGGACCGTTTCGTCTACCTGGAAGACGGGGACCTGGTGGAGGCGACTCGCAAGGGCTGCGTCGTGCATGGGGTCGATGCCGCGGGCATCCGCCAACCCGTGGTGCGCGAGGTGCTGCGCTATGAGCACGACGACCAGGCCGTCGGCAAGGGCGAGTTCGAGCACTACATGCTCAAGGAGATCCACGAACAGCCAGTCGCCGTGGCCAATGCCCTGGAAGGACGCCTGGGCAGCGATCAGGTGCTGATCGAGGCGTTTGGCCCCCAGGCCCGTCAGCTGCTCGGCAGGACCCGCCAGATCCATCTGGTAGCCTGTGGCACCAGCTATCATGCTGGCATGGTGGCGCGTTACTGGATCGAGGCACTGGCGGGTGTGCCGTGCCAGGTGGAGATCGCCTCGGAGTACCGCTATCGCGACGTGGTGGCGCCTCCCGGGACGCTGCTGCTGACCCTGTCGCAGTCAGGCGAGACGGCCGATACCCTGGCCGCGTTGCGTCATGCACGCAAGCGCCAGGAGGAGAATTATGTCGGGACGCTGGCGATCTGCAACGTGCCGGGCAGCTCGCTGGTGCGCGAATCCGACCTCAGCCTGATGACTCATGCCGGGCCCGAGATCGGCGTGGCTTCGACCAAGGCGTTCACCACTCAGCTGACCTCGCTGATGCTGGTGGCGCTGGCACTGCGCCAGCTGCATGGCGGCGACCGCGACCTGACGGCCAGGCTGGTGCATCGACTGCGCTACCTGCCGACCTTGCTGGGGGATACGCTGCAGCTCGACGGTGAGATCGCCGCCCTGGCCAAGGGCTTCGCCGACTACCGCCATACTCTGTTCCTGGGCCGCGGTGCACAAATGCCGATCGCCCTGGAGGGGGCGCTCAAGCTCAAGGAGATTTCCTACATCCATGCCGAAGCCTATCCCGCCGGTGAACTGAAGCATGGTCCGCTGGCGTTGATCGATGGCAGCATGCCGGTCGTGGCGCTGGCTCCCATGGATGAACTGATCGACAAACTCAAGTCTAACCTGCAGGAAGTCCGGGCGCGGGGAGGCCAACTGCTGGTCTTTGCCGATCCCGAGAGCGGCCTGGAGCAAGAGGAGGGCATGACAGTCGTCAAGGTACCCGGTTGCTGCCGCTTCCTGGCACCGATCGTCTATACCCTGCCGCTACAGTTGCTGGCCTATCACGTGGCGGTGGTCCGGGGTACCGATGTCGATCAGCCGCGTAATTTGGCCAAGTCGGTCACCGTGGAGTGA
- a CDS encoding DegT/DnrJ/EryC1/StrS family aminotransferase yields MLNGSFSPWPAYTREEADAVARVLLSNRVNYWTGDECREFEREFRRFADSEYAIAVANGTVALDLALHGLGVGQDPSDEVIVTSRTFLASVSSIVMAGARPVFADVDRDSQNITAASVAEKITPRTRAIVAVHLAGWPCEMDALMKLAERHGLYVIEDCAQAHGARYHGRSVGSIGHVGCWSFCQDKIMTTGGEGGMVTTSDGELWRRMWAFKDHGKSWEAVYERDHPPGFRWLHESFGTNWRLTEMQAAIGRIQLARMPQWKVARQRHASRIWQAAAGSPGLRVPRVPTHCDHAAYKCYVFVEPERLAPGWDRDRVMDEINAAGVPCFSGSCSEVYREKAFDGTGWRPKAPLPVARELGETSLMFLCHPTLTEDEVARTCAVIEEVMARACA; encoded by the coding sequence ATGCTCAATGGATCCTTTTCCCCCTGGCCTGCCTATACCCGTGAAGAAGCCGATGCGGTGGCCCGCGTCCTGCTTTCCAACCGGGTCAACTACTGGACTGGCGACGAATGCCGGGAATTCGAGCGCGAGTTCCGTCGTTTCGCCGACAGCGAATACGCCATTGCCGTGGCCAACGGCACCGTTGCCCTCGACCTTGCCCTGCACGGGCTCGGTGTCGGCCAGGACCCCAGCGATGAGGTGATTGTCACCTCGCGCACTTTCCTGGCCTCTGTTTCAAGCATCGTCATGGCAGGCGCCCGGCCGGTGTTCGCCGACGTCGACCGTGACTCGCAGAACATCACCGCGGCGAGCGTGGCCGAGAAGATCACACCGCGTACCCGGGCGATCGTTGCCGTTCACTTGGCCGGCTGGCCGTGTGAGATGGATGCGCTCATGAAGCTGGCCGAGCGCCACGGGCTGTATGTGATTGAGGACTGCGCCCAGGCCCACGGGGCCCGCTACCACGGACGCAGCGTGGGCAGCATCGGGCACGTGGGATGCTGGTCGTTCTGCCAGGACAAGATCATGACCACCGGCGGTGAGGGCGGCATGGTGACCACCAGCGATGGCGAGCTGTGGCGGCGTATGTGGGCCTTCAAGGATCACGGCAAGAGCTGGGAGGCGGTCTATGAGCGCGATCACCCGCCCGGTTTTCGCTGGTTGCACGAAAGCTTCGGCACCAACTGGCGGCTTACCGAGATGCAGGCTGCCATCGGGCGTATTCAACTGGCTCGCATGCCGCAGTGGAAGGTCGCGCGCCAGCGCCATGCCTCGCGCATCTGGCAGGCCGCGGCCGGTTCCCCGGGACTGCGCGTTCCCCGGGTGCCGACCCACTGCGACCATGCGGCCTACAAGTGTTACGTCTTCGTCGAACCCGAGCGGCTGGCGCCGGGTTGGGATCGTGACCGTGTCATGGACGAGATCAACGCCGCCGGAGTGCCTTGCTTCTCGGGTTCGTGCTCGGAGGTGTATCGCGAGAAGGCGTTCGACGGCACCGGCTGGCGTCCCAAGGCGCCGCTACCCGTGGCCCGCGAACTGGGCGAGACCAGCTTGATGTTCCTGTGTCATCCGACGCTGACCGAGGACGAGGTCGCGCGGACCTGTGCGGTGATCGAAGAGGTCATGGCGCGGGCCTGCGCCTGA
- a CDS encoding glycosyltransferase, with amino-acid sequence MPLSLMYFGSHGEANGLGDLLEAMAIVKQGRRKGEVPVQLRLIGDGPAKQELMSQANRLGLDGRWVRFEPPVPKRDIPALAREADAFVITVRDLPKLYRFGISMNKLFDYMAAARPVIIASAAVNDPVAEAGAGITVPPEDPQTLAEAIERLIALPHEERARMGRAGRAHMEAVYDYRILAERLAGIMNDVMDERQ; translated from the coding sequence ATGCCGCTGTCGCTGATGTACTTCGGCAGCCACGGCGAGGCCAACGGCCTCGGCGACCTGCTGGAGGCCATGGCGATCGTCAAGCAGGGCAGGCGCAAGGGCGAGGTGCCGGTACAGCTGCGCCTGATCGGCGATGGACCGGCCAAGCAGGAGTTGATGAGCCAGGCCAATCGGCTCGGGCTCGACGGGCGCTGGGTGCGCTTCGAGCCGCCGGTACCCAAGCGCGACATACCGGCGCTGGCGCGCGAGGCCGATGCCTTCGTCATTACCGTACGCGACCTGCCCAAGCTCTACCGCTTCGGCATCAGCATGAACAAGCTGTTCGACTACATGGCCGCCGCGCGTCCCGTGATCATCGCCTCGGCGGCGGTCAACGACCCCGTTGCCGAAGCCGGGGCCGGCATCACGGTTCCCCCCGAAGACCCCCAGACCCTGGCCGAGGCGATCGAACGGCTGATCGCGCTGCCGCACGAGGAGCGGGCGCGCATGGGCCGGGCCGGGCGGGCCCATATGGAAGCCGTCTACGACTACCGGATTCTGGCCGAGCGCCTGGCCGGGATCATGAACGACGTCATGGATGAGAGGCAATGA
- a CDS encoding glycosyltransferase, protein MKNMLEYTWQAVRPSRLAGLERPDLIVGSSVHPFAALAGWWLARRHRVPFVFEVRDLWPQTLIDMGRLREGAAMTRALRWLETFLYRRARRVLTLLPRAVDYITPLGVPEERVVWLSNGVDLAEFPDASPPAPRPPRCRCR, encoded by the coding sequence ATGAAGAACATGCTGGAGTACACCTGGCAGGCGGTGCGCCCGTCGCGCCTGGCCGGGCTGGAGCGTCCCGATCTGATCGTCGGCTCGAGCGTGCATCCCTTTGCCGCGCTGGCCGGTTGGTGGCTGGCGCGCCGGCATCGCGTGCCGTTCGTGTTCGAGGTGCGCGACCTGTGGCCGCAGACCCTGATCGACATGGGCCGCCTTCGGGAGGGCGCGGCAATGACCCGCGCGCTGCGCTGGCTCGAGACCTTCCTGTATCGCCGTGCGCGGCGTGTGCTGACCCTGTTGCCGCGGGCGGTGGACTACATCACTCCGCTGGGTGTGCCGGAGGAGCGGGTGGTGTGGCTGTCCAACGGGGTCGATCTCGCCGAGTTTCCCGATGCCAGCCCGCCGGCACCGCGCCCCCCGAGATGCCGCTGTCGCTGA
- a CDS encoding CoA transferase subunit A produces MSGFDKRVYSYEEAMAGIESGMTVVAGGFGLCGIPENLIAEIKRRGVKDLTVISNNCGVDGFGLGLLLEDKQIKRFYASYVGENALFEQQMLNEEIEVILTPQGTLAEKMRAGGAGIPAFYTATGYGTPIGEGKEVREFNGRHYILEEAFHADFAIVKGWKADRYGNVIYRDTAQNFNPLAATCGKVTVVEVEEIVEPGELRPDQIHTPGIYVDRIIQGTFEKRIEKRTVREG; encoded by the coding sequence ATGTCCGGATTCGACAAGCGCGTGTACTCCTACGAAGAGGCAATGGCTGGCATCGAGAGCGGCATGACCGTCGTTGCCGGGGGCTTTGGCCTGTGCGGTATCCCCGAAAACCTGATTGCCGAGATCAAGCGTCGGGGCGTCAAGGATCTCACGGTCATCTCCAACAACTGCGGCGTCGACGGATTCGGCCTGGGCCTGCTGCTGGAAGACAAACAAATCAAGCGCTTCTATGCCTCCTACGTGGGCGAGAACGCCCTGTTCGAGCAACAGATGCTCAACGAAGAGATCGAAGTGATCCTGACGCCGCAGGGAACCCTGGCCGAGAAGATGCGCGCCGGCGGCGCCGGTATTCCCGCTTTCTACACCGCCACCGGTTACGGCACGCCGATCGGCGAGGGCAAGGAGGTGCGCGAGTTCAACGGGCGTCACTACATCCTCGAGGAGGCGTTCCACGCCGACTTCGCCATCGTCAAGGGCTGGAAGGCCGACCGCTATGGCAACGTGATCTACCGCGACACGGCGCAGAACTTCAACCCGCTGGCCGCCACCTGCGGCAAGGTCACCGTGGTGGAGGTCGAGGAGATCGTCGAGCCGGGCGAGCTGCGTCCCGACCAGATCCATACGCCGGGCATTTACGTCGATCGCATTATCCAGGGCACCTTCGAGAAGCGTATCGAGAAGCGCACCGTACGCGAGGGTTGA
- a CDS encoding acyltransferase, which translates to MSTLKGLVSVLLLVITTLFWSVPLILLTLLKLITPTRSLRLIVLRGLNGVALNWIGCNLWWMRRWLKPRLEATLPEGLSPEQRWLVISNHRSWTDIFMLLMVLHRQIPMPRFFLKQQLIWIPIVGLAWWALEYPFMRRYSREQIERNPHLAHIDRQATERMCERAREMPIAIFNFVEGTRFTPAKRDAQNSPFRHLLRPKAGGIAQVLSLLGEQLDGILDVTLHYANPRPTFWGFLCGREGPITLEARHRDVPAWMLDGSYHDDPHYKERFHSWLNALWQEKDQALESR; encoded by the coding sequence ATGTCGACCCTGAAAGGGCTCGTCAGCGTGCTGTTACTGGTGATCACCACCCTTTTCTGGTCGGTCCCCCTGATCCTTTTGACACTGCTCAAGCTGATCACACCGACACGTTCCTTGCGGCTGATCGTACTGCGGGGGCTCAATGGCGTGGCGCTCAACTGGATCGGCTGCAACCTGTGGTGGATGCGTCGCTGGCTGAAGCCCCGCCTCGAGGCGACCCTGCCCGAGGGGCTTTCACCCGAGCAGCGCTGGCTGGTGATCTCCAACCACCGCAGTTGGACCGACATCTTCATGCTGCTGATGGTCCTGCACCGGCAAATCCCGATGCCGCGTTTCTTCCTCAAGCAGCAGCTGATCTGGATTCCTATCGTGGGGCTCGCCTGGTGGGCGCTCGAGTATCCCTTCATGCGCCGCTACAGCCGCGAGCAGATCGAACGCAACCCGCACCTGGCCCACATCGACCGCCAGGCCACCGAACGCATGTGCGAGCGTGCCCGCGAGATGCCCATCGCCATCTTCAACTTCGTTGAAGGCACGCGTTTTACCCCGGCCAAGCGCGACGCGCAAAATAGCCCCTTCCGCCACCTGCTGCGACCCAAGGCCGGCGGTATCGCCCAGGTACTCAGCCTGCTCGGCGAACAGCTCGACGGCATCCTGGACGTCACGCTGCACTACGCGAACCCCCGACCTACCTTCTGGGGTTTCCTGTGTGGCCGCGAAGGTCCGATCACTCTCGAGGCAAGGCACCGTGACGTACCGGCCTGGATGCTCGACGGCAGCTACCATGACGACCCGCACTACAAGGAACGCTTCCACTCATGGCTCAATGCCCTGTGGCAGGAAAAAGACCAGGCGCTCGAATCGCGCTGA
- a CDS encoding alpha-ketoglutarate-dependent dioxygenase AlkB family protein, with protein sequence MPGWERLSTTPLLARYQGVLGEPRASEVLDRLDASLDWQQPSLRLYGREHPIPRRQVWMGEPEACYRYSGRDFMPVAWDPEILAIRDRIATLLAAQGLEVTFNSVLLNRYADGHERMGWHSDDEPELGQDPIVGAVTLGAERPLRFRWKHGAGEPFNVWLPHDSLLLMGPGCQTLLQHALLPRRIPGLRISLTFRQIHWPAGNVGGISAPGDRAPTES encoded by the coding sequence ATGCCAGGCTGGGAGCGACTCTCGACCACACCTCTCCTGGCTCGCTATCAGGGTGTACTCGGTGAACCCAGGGCCAGCGAGGTGCTCGACAGGCTGGACGCCTCGCTGGACTGGCAGCAGCCCAGCCTGCGTCTGTACGGACGCGAGCACCCCATCCCGCGTCGACAGGTGTGGATGGGTGAGCCCGAGGCGTGCTACCGCTACTCGGGGCGCGACTTCATGCCGGTCGCCTGGGATCCGGAAATCCTCGCAATACGCGACCGGATCGCCACCCTGCTGGCGGCGCAGGGCCTCGAAGTCACCTTCAACAGTGTGCTGCTCAACCGCTATGCCGACGGCCACGAGCGCATGGGCTGGCACAGCGACGACGAGCCCGAACTCGGTCAGGACCCCATCGTCGGCGCCGTGACGCTAGGCGCCGAACGACCGCTGCGGTTTCGCTGGAAGCATGGCGCGGGTGAACCGTTCAACGTCTGGCTACCCCACGACAGCCTGTTACTGATGGGACCCGGTTGCCAGACCCTGTTGCAGCACGCGCTGCTGCCTCGGCGCATCCCCGGGCTGCGTATCAGCCTGACGTTTCGCCAGATTCACTGGCCGGCAGGGAACGTTGGTGGCATCAGCGCGCCTGGCGATAGAGCCCCCACAGAATCGTGA
- a CDS encoding acetyltransferase produces the protein MSNRRRLAILGASGHGKVVADIAIHAGWQDLVFYDDAWPQKTRLEHWQVQGTLPMLLRDLPSFDGVVVAIGHNGIREAKLEALLAQGARIVSLVHPRATVSPMARLGPGSVVMAGAVVNAFAELGMGAIVNSAATVDHDCRLGACVHVAPGANVAGDVEIGRTSWIGAGAVVRQGVAIGEGVMVGAGAAVVSDIDGYLVVGGVPARPLPSSAKDDDGDDDTTPPDTSNVLRFDLLSPQGRS, from the coding sequence ATGAGTAATCGCCGTCGTCTCGCCATTCTCGGCGCCAGCGGCCACGGCAAGGTGGTGGCGGACATTGCCATCCATGCCGGCTGGCAGGACCTGGTCTTCTATGACGATGCCTGGCCGCAGAAGACCCGGCTCGAACACTGGCAGGTGCAGGGCACGCTACCCATGCTGCTGCGCGACCTGCCCAGCTTCGATGGCGTGGTGGTGGCGATTGGTCACAACGGCATACGCGAAGCCAAGCTCGAGGCCTTGCTGGCGCAGGGTGCCAGGATCGTGTCGCTGGTCCATCCGCGTGCCACGGTAAGTCCCATGGCGCGTCTCGGGCCGGGCAGCGTGGTCATGGCCGGGGCGGTGGTCAACGCCTTCGCCGAGCTTGGCATGGGCGCCATCGTCAACTCCGCCGCCACGGTGGACCACGACTGCCGGCTGGGTGCCTGTGTACACGTGGCGCCAGGCGCCAACGTGGCCGGCGACGTGGAAATCGGACGTACCAGTTGGATCGGCGCCGGTGCCGTGGTGCGCCAGGGCGTGGCCATCGGCGAGGGCGTGATGGTGGGTGCCGGTGCGGCTGTGGTGTCCGACATCGACGGTTACCTGGTGGTGGGCGGCGTACCGGCCCGACCGTTGCCGTCATCGGCGAAGGACGATGACGGCGACGACGACACCACGCCTCCCGACACCTCGAACGTACTTCGCTTCGACCTGCTTTCACCGCAAGGAAGATCGTAA